In Thermodesulfovibrio aggregans, the following proteins share a genomic window:
- the cysS gene encoding cysteine--tRNA ligase yields the protein MKVFNTLTGRVEEFEPLNNRQVGIYACGVTVYDLCHIGHARSAVVFDVIVRYLRYKGYEVTFVRNFTDIDDKIINRANKEGLSWKEVAEKYTEEYYKDMDRLGILRADIEPKATEHIKEMIEIIQKLVEKGYAYEVDEGEAKSVYFSVEKFPQYGKLSKKKIDELMSGARVEVDERKKSPLDFALWKASKPGEPWWDSPWGKGRPGWHIECSAMSIKYLGETFDIHGGGADLIFPHHENEIAQSEAFTGKPFAKYWIHNGFVTINKEKMSKSLGNVLNIRDLLELYDAEALRLFLLSSHYRSPIEFSHEYLKEAEATLDRVYSTIMRIEDFEKVEPKDKSSLDLSKISSELKSLRPEFEKAMDDDFNTAKALGIIFEFVKELNRFMDKKPSSKEELNLLFTSKETIQKLGSILNLFQRTPIQWYRDLLKTKKIEITEEDINRLIDERTQARKNKDWQKADSIRQELLSKGIILEDKPERTIWKVKV from the coding sequence ATGAAAGTTTTTAATACTCTAACTGGCAGAGTTGAAGAGTTTGAACCTCTTAATAACAGGCAAGTTGGTATTTATGCCTGTGGAGTTACTGTTTATGACCTCTGCCACATTGGTCATGCAAGAAGTGCTGTTGTTTTTGATGTAATTGTTAGATATTTAAGATACAAAGGCTATGAAGTCACATTTGTGAGAAATTTTACTGATATTGATGACAAAATCATAAACAGAGCAAATAAAGAAGGATTAAGCTGGAAGGAAGTTGCTGAGAAATATACTGAAGAATACTACAAAGATATGGATCGTCTTGGAATATTAAGAGCTGACATAGAGCCAAAGGCAACAGAACACATAAAAGAGATGATAGAGATAATTCAAAAATTAGTTGAAAAAGGATATGCCTATGAAGTAGATGAAGGTGAGGCAAAGAGTGTTTATTTTTCAGTTGAAAAGTTTCCGCAGTACGGAAAACTTTCAAAGAAAAAGATTGATGAATTGATGAGCGGTGCAAGAGTTGAGGTAGATGAAAGGAAAAAAAGTCCCCTTGATTTTGCTCTATGGAAAGCATCAAAACCGGGTGAACCCTGGTGGGATTCACCCTGGGGCAAAGGAAGACCTGGATGGCACATAGAATGTTCTGCCATGTCAATAAAATATCTCGGTGAAACCTTTGACATTCATGGTGGTGGTGCGGACTTAATATTTCCCCATCACGAAAATGAGATTGCCCAGTCTGAGGCATTTACCGGTAAACCCTTTGCCAAATACTGGATTCATAATGGCTTTGTTACAATAAACAAAGAAAAGATGTCAAAATCACTTGGAAATGTTCTCAACATCAGGGATCTGCTTGAGCTTTACGATGCTGAAGCTCTGAGGCTTTTTCTTCTTTCCAGTCATTACCGCAGCCCCATAGAGTTTTCCCATGAGTATCTTAAAGAAGCTGAAGCAACTCTTGATAGAGTTTATAGCACAATAATGAGAATTGAAGATTTTGAAAAAGTTGAGCCAAAAGACAAGAGCAGTTTAGATTTGAGCAAAATCAGTTCAGAACTTAAAAGCCTCAGACCAGAGTTTGAAAAAGCAATGGATGATGACTTCAATACAGCAAAAGCATTAGGAATAATATTCGAATTCGTTAAAGAACTTAATCGCTTTATGGATAAAAAGCCATCGAGCAAAGAAGAGCTGAATTTGCTTTTTACTTCAAAAGAAACAATCCAGAAACTCGGCAGTATTTTAAATCTTTTTCAACGCACGCCGATACAGTGGTATCGTGATTTGCTTAAAACTAAAAAAATAGAGATTACAGAGGAAGATATCAACAGATTGATTGATGAAAGAACTCAGGCAAGAAAAAACAAAGATTGGCAAAAAGCTGATAGCATCAGGCAGGAACTTCTCTCAAAAGGAATTATTCTTGAGGATAAACCTGAAAGAACAATATGGAAAGTAAAAGTATAA
- a CDS encoding ASKHA domain-containing protein codes for MYKIRTNRGEVFEGKDESLLQILQNHSVYVPASCGGKGSCGRCKIKILEGKVKSTSFFGISENEKSEGFVLACQSFPQSDIFIELPHQLITVSERIALANEKIIEKIFKTIELNPLVKRVNLKIQPPDIDSQADFERLKQAAGKDLSISRKLACQLSDFLRQNNWHVSLAITDDEIIDFVSDSKKIYGVAVDIGTTTVALALVDLEEGRIVDVATCYNSQINYGDDVITRIVYAEEKPEGLNILRKCIVDDINALLNTVSMRNKEGRIYYVTLSGNTTMCHLFWGINPKYIRQEPYIPTLNHYPVWRVSDARLSADSQIPVYTIPSVAGYVGGDIVAGVLASGLYENEELSLFIDIGTNGEIVVGNRDFLVTASTSAGPCFEGSGISCGMRATEGAVEVFRYQRENDSFEFKVIGNVPPRGICGSGMIDILSELFMSGVVDQKGKLIVDKSKHIKFKVQPPYGDSTARNPAGDSTALRAIQGSGFKEEDEEIRFVISSDCYITQSDIDNIIRAKAAIYAGISTLLEELGIQEKELKKVYIAGGFGEFLDVKKAVKIGMLPNLAEERFVFLGNTSLTGAILCLLSRQLRETAEEIAKKMTYIDLSRSKRFMDEYVSALFLPHTDWERFKELS; via the coding sequence ATGTATAAAATAAGAACAAATCGTGGTGAAGTCTTTGAAGGAAAAGATGAAAGCCTTCTTCAGATTTTACAGAATCATTCAGTATATGTTCCTGCATCCTGTGGTGGAAAAGGAAGTTGTGGAAGGTGTAAGATTAAAATTTTAGAGGGAAAAGTAAAATCAACTTCCTTCTTTGGTATATCAGAAAATGAAAAATCTGAAGGTTTTGTTCTTGCCTGCCAGAGTTTTCCTCAAAGCGACATCTTCATTGAATTGCCACATCAGTTAATCACAGTTTCTGAAAGAATAGCCCTTGCAAATGAAAAAATTATAGAAAAGATATTCAAAACCATTGAGCTTAATCCATTGGTAAAAAGAGTAAACTTAAAAATACAACCACCTGATATTGATTCTCAGGCAGACTTTGAAAGACTAAAACAGGCAGCTGGCAAAGATTTATCAATATCAAGGAAACTTGCCTGTCAACTTTCAGATTTTTTAAGACAAAACAACTGGCATGTCAGTTTAGCCATAACAGATGATGAAATTATCGACTTTGTCTCAGATTCAAAAAAGATCTACGGAGTTGCTGTAGATATTGGAACTACTACAGTAGCACTGGCTTTGGTGGATCTTGAAGAAGGAAGAATTGTTGATGTTGCTACATGTTATAACTCTCAGATTAATTACGGAGATGATGTAATTACGAGAATTGTTTATGCAGAGGAAAAACCTGAAGGACTTAATATTTTAAGAAAGTGTATTGTTGACGATATAAATGCTCTCTTAAATACTGTTTCAATGAGGAATAAAGAAGGCAGAATTTATTATGTTACACTGTCTGGCAATACTACAATGTGTCATCTTTTCTGGGGAATTAATCCAAAGTATATAAGGCAGGAGCCTTACATCCCTACACTGAATCATTATCCAGTATGGAGAGTTTCTGATGCCAGACTTTCAGCAGATTCGCAGATACCTGTATACACAATTCCCTCTGTTGCTGGTTATGTAGGAGGAGATATTGTTGCAGGAGTGCTTGCATCAGGGCTTTATGAAAATGAAGAGTTATCTTTGTTTATTGACATAGGAACAAATGGTGAAATTGTGGTTGGTAATAGAGATTTTCTTGTTACAGCATCAACATCTGCAGGACCATGTTTTGAAGGAAGTGGAATAAGCTGTGGAATGAGAGCAACTGAGGGAGCAGTAGAGGTTTTTAGATATCAACGGGAAAACGATAGTTTTGAATTTAAAGTTATAGGTAATGTGCCTCCAAGAGGAATATGCGGAAGTGGGATGATAGATATTTTATCAGAACTTTTCATGAGCGGAGTTGTTGATCAGAAAGGAAAGCTAATTGTTGATAAGTCCAAACATATAAAGTTCAAAGTGCAACCGCCTTACGGCGATTCAACCGCCCGCAACCCTGCGGGTGATTCAACCGCCCTTCGGGCGATTCAAGGTTCAGGGTTCAAAGAAGAGGATGAGGAGATAAGATTCGTTATTTCTTCGGATTGCTACATAACCCAATCAGATATTGACAACATTATAAGAGCAAAGGCTGCTATTTATGCTGGGATTTCAACTCTTCTTGAAGAGCTGGGGATACAGGAAAAAGAATTAAAAAAAGTTTATATTGCAGGAGGATTTGGAGAGTTTCTTGATGTGAAAAAGGCTGTAAAAATAGGTATGCTTCCAAATCTTGCTGAGGAAAGATTCGTATTTTTAGGTAACACTTCCCTGACAGGCGCTATTTTGTGTCTCTTAAGCAGACAACTAAGAGAAACTGCAGAGGAGATTGCTAAAAAGATGACATACATTGATCTTTCAAGGTCAAAGAGATTTATGGATGAATATGTTTCAGCGCTCTTTTTACCCCACACTGATTGGGAAAGATTTAAGGAATTAAGTTAA
- a CDS encoding glycosyltransferase family 9 protein has translation MKALVYRMGGLGDSLLVYPVLEILTNKGYELTVWGNPEYFKLAVRAGFCKRVIFYQPKEDFDLKIVFSKNRELLNSNSSIHINPIPEEKIWVVDYYLKKLGLENEKFSKTLPLAHQPSAIQGSKFKVQDGKLCIVHPGSGSKKKNTDLTFFFELEKFLKKSGFDVLYIVGPAEVEFTNIFKNSVYIEDSLEIANTLLKANLYIGLDSGVSHLSSYLGVPSIIIFGPTDPEVWHPIGENYIIIRYEGCKPCFPNVCEDRRCLNPDFLISEFCKYVKKLEVSQAQIMGIKNQ, from the coding sequence ATGAAAGCTCTTGTTTATCGCATGGGAGGATTGGGAGACAGTCTTCTTGTCTATCCGGTGCTTGAGATTCTAACAAATAAGGGATATGAACTAACTGTCTGGGGAAATCCTGAATACTTCAAGCTCGCGGTGAGGGCTGGTTTCTGTAAAAGGGTAATATTTTATCAACCAAAAGAAGATTTTGATTTGAAAATAGTTTTTTCAAAAAACAGAGAACTTCTCAACAGTAATAGCTCAATCCATATTAATCCAATTCCTGAAGAGAAAATCTGGGTAGTGGATTACTATTTGAAAAAACTTGGACTTGAAAATGAAAAGTTTTCTAAAACTCTTCCATTAGCCCATCAGCCTTCGGCGATTCAAGGTTCAAAGTTCAAGGTTCAAGATGGAAAGTTATGCATTGTTCATCCGGGCAGTGGTTCAAAAAAGAAAAATACTGATTTGACTTTTTTCTTTGAGTTAGAAAAATTTTTAAAAAAATCGGGCTTTGATGTTCTCTATATTGTCGGACCAGCAGAAGTAGAATTCACAAATATATTCAAAAACTCAGTTTACATTGAAGACTCTCTGGAAATTGCAAATACTCTTCTTAAAGCAAATCTTTATATCGGACTTGACAGCGGAGTAAGTCATCTAAGTAGCTATCTCGGAGTTCCTTCAATTATTATCTTCGGACCAACAGACCCTGAAGTGTGGCATCCAATTGGTGAGAATTATATAATAATTCGTTATGAAGGCTGCAAACCCTGTTTTCCTAATGTATGTGAAGATAGAAGATGCCTAAACCCGGATTTTTTAATCTCAGAGTTCTGCAAATATGTCAAAAAGCTTGAAGTTTCTCAAGCTCAAATAATGGGCATAAAGAATCAATAG
- a CDS encoding SapC family protein — translation MKAIMKAFKKAVALDSTVHRDLKVKMPENYSYMADVEVVPLTYSEILSATMYYPVMFGTQDREVFPFAVTGINGKNVYLKKDGTWKVDVVPNVCKHYPFGVFKEGDEYTIIFDEVYSSDYGERIFDDEGSDTEFFSKIKQGLTELARDFHDAEECSKELLELGLLKQFDLDVDTKLGKMQFRNMLMANVENLSKILPEKLYNINSKGYLLILYAHYLSLRNFKLFDIFAEL, via the coding sequence ATGAAAGCAATAATGAAGGCATTCAAAAAAGCTGTTGCATTAGACAGTACGGTTCATAGAGATCTAAAAGTAAAAATGCCTGAAAACTATTCATATATGGCAGATGTTGAAGTGGTTCCTCTTACTTACTCAGAGATTTTATCTGCCACCATGTATTATCCTGTCATGTTCGGCACTCAGGATAGAGAAGTTTTTCCATTTGCTGTTACAGGGATTAATGGCAAAAACGTATATTTAAAGAAAGACGGAACATGGAAGGTTGATGTAGTGCCAAATGTTTGTAAACATTATCCTTTCGGAGTTTTTAAAGAAGGTGATGAATACACCATTATTTTTGATGAGGTTTACTCCTCCGATTACGGAGAGAGAATCTTTGATGATGAAGGCAGTGATACAGAGTTTTTCTCAAAAATTAAGCAGGGACTTACAGAACTTGCAAGAGATTTTCATGATGCAGAGGAGTGTTCAAAAGAACTTCTTGAGCTTGGATTGTTGAAACAGTTTGACCTTGATGTCGATACAAAGCTTGGGAAAATGCAGTTTCGCAATATGTTAATGGCAAATGTTGAGAATTTATCAAAAATTCTACCTGAAAAACTCTATAATATCAACTCAAAAGGTTATCTATTGATTCTTTATGCCCATTATTTGAGCTTGAGAAACTTCAAGCTTTTTGACATATTTGCAGAACTCTGA
- a CDS encoding 3-methyl-2-oxobutanoate dehydrogenase subunit VorB: protein MNKVLMKGNEAVAEAAIKAGLKFYAGYPITPQNEIPEYLSKRLPEVGGVFIQAESEIAAANMIYGASACGVRVMTSSSSPGISLKQEAISYMASAELPAVIVNMMRGGPGLGNISGSQADYFQAVKGGGHGDYRLLVYAPFSVQELWDYTILAFEKADEWRNPVMILGDGVIAQMMEPVIPKVPELKFFDKTSWALTGAKGRPSRFIRTLLMAEGELEKHNWKLQEKYQRWKEKEVRYETYFLDDAEVVVVAFGSAARITLSAIRRLRQEGLKIGLLRPITLFPFPEEPVRQLAQEIERFIVVEFNVGQMVEDVKLAVNGMAEVYLYGRPGGSIVTAEDVYDALAKYTVSEKVYVTVK from the coding sequence ATGAATAAAGTTCTGATGAAAGGAAACGAAGCTGTAGCAGAGGCTGCAATTAAGGCTGGTTTAAAATTTTATGCAGGATATCCAATTACCCCTCAAAATGAAATTCCAGAATACTTATCAAAAAGACTACCAGAGGTAGGAGGGGTATTTATTCAGGCTGAAAGCGAGATTGCAGCGGCAAACATGATTTATGGTGCATCTGCCTGCGGCGTAAGAGTAATGACTTCTTCAAGTTCACCCGGTATTAGCTTAAAACAAGAGGCAATATCATATATGGCTTCAGCAGAACTGCCTGCAGTTATTGTTAATATGATGCGTGGTGGACCAGGGCTTGGCAATATTTCAGGAAGTCAGGCAGACTACTTTCAGGCAGTAAAAGGTGGCGGGCATGGAGATTACAGGCTTCTTGTTTACGCACCTTTCAGTGTTCAGGAACTCTGGGACTACACAATACTTGCCTTTGAAAAAGCTGATGAATGGAGAAATCCTGTTATGATTCTTGGAGATGGTGTTATTGCACAGATGATGGAACCTGTAATACCAAAAGTTCCTGAGTTAAAATTCTTTGATAAAACTTCATGGGCGTTAACAGGTGCAAAAGGAAGACCTTCGAGATTTATAAGAACTCTTTTAATGGCTGAGGGAGAGCTTGAAAAACATAACTGGAAACTTCAGGAAAAGTATCAGAGATGGAAAGAAAAGGAAGTTAGGTATGAGACTTACTTTCTTGATGACGCAGAGGTTGTGGTTGTAGCCTTTGGTTCTGCTGCAAGAATCACTCTCTCTGCAATCAGAAGACTGAGACAGGAAGGTTTAAAAATCGGACTTCTAAGACCTATAACTCTTTTTCCATTTCCTGAAGAGCCAGTAAGACAGCTTGCTCAGGAAATAGAGAGATTTATTGTTGTTGAGTTCAATGTAGGGCAGATGGTTGAAGATGTAAAGCTTGCAGTAAATGGAATGGCAGAAGTTTATCTCTACGGAAGACCTGGAGGAAGCATAGTAACAGCAGAAGATGTCTATGATGCTCTTGCTAAATATACAGTTAGTGAAAAAGTTTATGTAACTGTAAAATAA
- a CDS encoding mechanosensitive ion channel family protein, producing the protein MNIEKLAISSAVVLASAGVLLFARFFLFKILHQWAKRTKTGIDDVIINTIKLPSIFWCIGIALYIGIESSEIPSKYTLYVIKAIHVLIILSITVAAANLVNRLFIQYVERSTVSVQSTGLLNTIIKGAVYLIGFIIILNIFGISIAPLITALGIGGLAVALALKDTLENLFAGIHIMAEKTIRVGDFVRLETGQEGYVEDISWRTTRIRMLPNNMIIIPNSKLAQSIVVNYFLPEKRMSLQIPISVSYSADPEKVEKLLLEEVKKAVEEIPGLLREPEPMVRFIPGFGESSLDFTLVCHIEDISYQFPIQHELRKRIFKRFQEEGIEIPFPQRVVWLKNESSST; encoded by the coding sequence ATGAATATTGAAAAACTAGCGATTTCCTCTGCTGTAGTATTAGCTTCAGCAGGGGTTTTACTGTTTGCAAGATTTTTTCTGTTTAAAATACTTCATCAGTGGGCTAAAAGGACAAAAACAGGCATAGATGATGTAATAATCAACACAATCAAGCTTCCTTCCATATTTTGGTGCATTGGAATAGCCCTTTACATTGGAATTGAAAGCTCAGAAATTCCCTCAAAGTATACTTTGTATGTAATTAAAGCAATTCATGTTCTGATAATTCTATCAATCACTGTAGCTGCTGCCAATCTCGTTAACAGACTCTTTATTCAGTATGTGGAACGTTCAACTGTTTCTGTTCAATCAACAGGTCTTTTAAATACAATAATAAAAGGTGCTGTTTATTTAATCGGTTTTATAATAATTCTTAACATCTTCGGTATTTCTATTGCACCCTTGATAACCGCACTTGGTATAGGAGGTCTTGCGGTTGCTCTGGCACTTAAAGACACCCTTGAAAATCTCTTTGCTGGAATACACATCATGGCAGAAAAAACAATAAGAGTTGGAGATTTCGTTCGTCTTGAGACAGGACAGGAAGGATATGTAGAGGATATCTCGTGGAGAACAACAAGAATACGGATGCTTCCAAATAACATGATAATAATACCAAACAGCAAGCTTGCCCAGAGCATTGTGGTAAACTACTTTCTTCCTGAAAAAAGAATGTCTCTGCAGATTCCTATAAGTGTAAGCTATTCAGCAGACCCTGAAAAGGTTGAGAAATTATTACTTGAAGAAGTTAAAAAAGCTGTTGAAGAAATCCCAGGTCTGCTAAGGGAACCTGAACCCATGGTAAGATTTATCCCTGGTTTTGGGGAAAGTTCCCTTGATTTTACCCTCGTTTGTCATATTGAGGATATATCCTATCAGTTTCCCATACAGCATGAACTAAGAAAAAGAATATTTAAACGCTTTCAAGAAGAAGGCATTGAAATACCCTTCCCTCAGAGAGTTGTCTGGCTTAAAAATGAAAGTTCATCTACTTAG
- the xerD gene encoding site-specific tyrosine recombinase XerD: MEQRELLKRFLNYCLTEKALSINTVKSYESDLKGFLRWIEEQNILILECKKDDILHYLLELKEKGFNSSSIARNISSLKQFFRFLIIEDLIKHDPTEGLKSPKLWLRLPKALELDEVKKLLSVMLESKYYLRDITMLELMYASGLRVSELVNLKLSDINFEAGFIRVRGKGDKERVVPIAHRSMEKLKKYLVELRPKLLKRNASDYVFLNNRGQAMTRQRFWQNLKAMGKIAGVNVTPHMIRHSFATHLLEGGADLRSLQKMLGHSDISTTQIYTKVSMDRLRKEYLKHHPRAK, from the coding sequence ATGGAACAAAGAGAACTTCTCAAAAGGTTTCTTAACTACTGCCTTACTGAAAAAGCCCTGTCTATAAATACAGTAAAATCTTATGAAAGTGATTTGAAAGGCTTTTTAAGATGGATTGAGGAGCAAAATATATTGATTCTCGAATGTAAAAAGGACGACATATTACACTATCTTTTAGAATTAAAAGAAAAAGGTTTCAATTCTTCCTCCATTGCAAGAAATATATCTTCTTTAAAGCAGTTTTTCCGATTCTTGATTATTGAAGATTTAATAAAACATGACCCAACAGAAGGACTCAAATCTCCAAAGCTGTGGCTGAGACTTCCAAAGGCTCTTGAACTTGATGAGGTAAAAAAGCTTCTTTCAGTAATGCTTGAAAGCAAGTACTATTTAAGAGATATTACTATGCTCGAGTTAATGTATGCTTCGGGATTAAGGGTTAGTGAACTTGTCAATTTAAAGTTGAGCGATATAAATTTTGAAGCAGGATTTATAAGAGTCAGAGGTAAGGGAGACAAAGAAAGAGTTGTTCCCATAGCTCATCGTTCAATGGAAAAGCTTAAAAAGTATCTTGTAGAACTAAGACCAAAGCTTCTCAAAAGAAATGCCTCAGATTATGTTTTCCTCAACAATCGTGGGCAGGCAATGACAAGGCAGAGATTCTGGCAAAATCTAAAAGCGATGGGAAAGATTGCTGGAGTGAATGTAACACCTCATATGATTAGGCATAGCTTTGCAACACATCTTCTTGAAGGCGGTGCAGATTTAAGGTCATTACAGAAAATGCTTGGACACAGTGACATCTCTACCACACAGATTTATACCAAAGTTTCAATGGACAGGCTTCGCAAAGAGTATCTTAAACACCACCCAAGAGCTAAGTAG
- a CDS encoding ribonuclease H-like domain-containing protein, which produces MIRNTFILLDGIGEKREKRLWGEGILTWEDFFQSKEVLDIDYDKKRVYDEFLYRACDALASKNCYFFAEKLKKREHWRLFEEFLNDALCLDIETNGLTPEKGGYITVVGLYSIKGYKALVKGENLTEESLQQILDEHKYLITFYGCIFDIPFLKKEFPNLRIEHLPHFDLFFAGKRLGIQGGLKKLETLFLIERDDELKGLNGYDAVKLWKAYLNGSIESLEKLISYNRADTENLFQLGKIFYEMLRSQVGIEEFMDNGTKRTSQKVS; this is translated from the coding sequence ATGATTAGAAACACATTTATACTTCTTGATGGAATAGGTGAAAAAAGAGAAAAGAGACTGTGGGGAGAGGGGATTCTTACATGGGAGGATTTTTTCCAAAGTAAAGAGGTTCTTGATATAGATTACGATAAAAAAAGGGTTTACGACGAATTTCTATATAGAGCCTGTGATGCATTAGCCTCTAAAAATTGCTACTTCTTTGCTGAAAAACTGAAAAAAAGAGAGCACTGGAGACTATTTGAGGAATTTTTAAATGACGCTTTATGCCTTGATATAGAAACCAATGGATTAACTCCAGAAAAAGGTGGATATATAACAGTTGTAGGATTGTACTCAATAAAAGGATACAAAGCTTTAGTTAAAGGAGAAAATCTCACTGAAGAATCGCTTCAGCAAATTCTTGATGAACATAAGTATTTAATTACCTTCTATGGATGCATTTTTGATATCCCCTTTCTTAAAAAAGAATTCCCCAATTTGAGGATAGAACACCTCCCCCATTTCGATCTTTTTTTTGCAGGGAAAAGACTTGGAATTCAGGGTGGACTTAAAAAGCTTGAAACCTTATTTTTAATTGAGAGAGATGATGAACTTAAAGGACTTAACGGATATGATGCTGTAAAACTATGGAAGGCTTATTTAAATGGAAGCATTGAGAGTCTTGAAAAATTAATTTCTTATAATCGGGCAGACACAGAGAATTTATTTCAACTTGGAAAGATTTTTTATGAGATGTTGCGTTCACAGGTAGGCATTGAAGAGTTTATGGATAATGGAACAAAGAGAACTTCTCAAAAGGTTTCTTAA
- a CDS encoding M23 family metallopeptidase produces MYKVRKLILKLFSPVTIMFIPHGRTKVYGVKLPFLSIFLLISLTFAFNVYVLSKAVNTIEYYRMKQEFSYIMTKFNELKSTIVTLKHAEAELSRIFSLKSKKEILESLTFNPSGDINIEELKKISEKAIESVSEIKSFLSQQHDIYRSTPLGWPVNGEITSYFGKREHPKYGYEELHTGIDISVPSGTEIKATADGIVVFSGYQARNGNVVMIKHGYGFTTVYAHNKQNLVTVGQRVKRGEIIAISGNTGSTTGPHLHYEVWKNNSPVNPLSYLKEDPNVF; encoded by the coding sequence GTGTATAAAGTAAGAAAACTTATTTTAAAACTTTTTTCTCCTGTCACAATCATGTTTATACCCCATGGAAGAACAAAGGTTTATGGTGTAAAACTTCCTTTTTTATCAATTTTTCTACTTATTTCTTTAACATTTGCTTTTAATGTTTATGTTTTATCAAAAGCTGTTAACACAATTGAATATTATCGAATGAAGCAAGAGTTTTCATATATAATGACCAAGTTTAATGAACTTAAATCTACAATTGTTACTTTAAAACATGCTGAAGCAGAGCTTAGCAGAATTTTTTCTTTGAAATCAAAAAAGGAAATTCTTGAATCTTTAACTTTTAATCCATCAGGTGACATTAATATAGAAGAACTAAAAAAAATTAGTGAAAAAGCCATAGAATCAGTAAGCGAAATAAAAAGTTTTCTATCACAACAACATGACATATATAGATCAACACCTCTTGGCTGGCCTGTTAATGGAGAAATAACATCTTATTTTGGGAAAAGAGAGCATCCAAAATACGGATATGAAGAACTCCACACAGGCATTGATATTTCAGTACCCTCTGGTACAGAAATCAAAGCAACAGCAGATGGAATAGTGGTTTTTTCAGGATATCAGGCTCGTAATGGAAATGTGGTAATGATAAAACATGGTTACGGTTTTACCACTGTTTATGCCCATAATAAACAAAATCTCGTAACAGTAGGGCAAAGAGTAAAAAGGGGAGAGATAATAGCTATTTCAGGAAATACTGGTTCAACTACAGGACCTCATCTGCATTATGAAGTATGGAAAAATAACTCGCCTGTTAATCCCTTATCCTATCTTAAGGAGGACCCTAATGTTTTTTAA
- a CDS encoding bactofilin family protein yields MFFKKQQKMETVIGAETFINGEITSNSGLRIDGTVEGTIRADWISVGDSGKITGKITCRGIVIGGNVNGIINASEIITITHKGSVTGEIYTLKLSIEEGGKFEGKSCIQLSTNSQEGK; encoded by the coding sequence ATGTTTTTTAAAAAACAACAAAAGATGGAAACAGTAATCGGAGCAGAAACTTTTATAAATGGAGAGATCACATCAAATAGTGGTTTAAGAATTGACGGGACAGTAGAGGGTACAATAAGAGCAGATTGGATTTCAGTGGGAGATTCAGGAAAAATTACAGGGAAGATCACATGTAGAGGAATAGTGATAGGTGGAAATGTAAATGGAATTATAAATGCTTCAGAGATAATTACAATAACTCACAAGGGCAGTGTAACAGGCGAAATCTATACTCTCAAACTCTCAATTGAAGAGGGAGGGAAATTTGAGGGAAAATCATGTATTCAACTTTCAACAAATTCACAGGAAGGAAAATAA